CATGACCGCGACCGGGCTTGCCGTGGGGCAAGCCCGGCCGCGTTGCAATTCCACGAAGGGCGTGGTTCGGGACGCTGCGGTCCCGCGCTCGCTCTACCGATCCCCGAATTTAGGCGCTTTCCTGCCTTGCGTTCGAAAATGAGGTCACTTCGTTGTACGTCCGCTACCTGCCATCACTGATGGATCGCCTGACCGACCAGGAGCCGGACCGGCGACTGGAGGCTCCCCGCCCGCAGGTCATGAGCTTTCAAGAGTACCGGGCCGGTTTTCAGCGCGATCTCATGCGGCTCCTCTCCTATGGTCTTCAGCCCGATTCAGCCGAGTTTGCAGGTCATCCCGAGGTCCAGAGTTCCGTCCTCAACTACGGTATGCCCAACCTCCTCGGCATGGCCGACGTGGCCATGAAGCCCCAGTTGGTGGAGCAGGCCATTCGCGAAGCCATCGCGCGATTCGAGCCTCGGGTGAATCGCGAAACGCTCCGCGTGCGCGTCTCCCCGGTGGAATCCGCCGGCGACACCGCCATGCGCAATCTGGATATTGAAATCAACGCCGAGCTGTGGGCAAAGCC
The sequence above is a segment of the Candidatus Hydrogenedentota bacterium genome. Coding sequences within it:
- the tssE gene encoding type VI secretion system baseplate subunit TssE; this translates as MYVRYLPSLMDRLTDQEPDRRLEAPRPQVMSFQEYRAGFQRDLMRLLSYGLQPDSAEFAGHPEVQSSVLNYGMPNLLGMADVAMKPQLVEQAIREAIARFEPRVNRETLRVRVSPVESAGDTAMRNLDIEINAELWAKPYSENVYILTSVDMHKASVVVKEWRNG